TAGATATTTCCTTCGCCAGCTAAGCTGACAGTTTTCTTATATGGTCCTAAAAATTCTTCATCAATCCATGGGTAGTAGTCTTTTTTAATAATCAAATCTCCTTCGACGTTGAAGTCAGCCCCACCGCGTGGCGAGTTGTTGCGGTCAAAAATCACTACAACACCCCCTCCGGCACGATAAGTTACGTTTTCGCCAAAGGGAGTCGGCGTGGCATAAGCGACGCCGAAGGTCACATTGCTCAAGCGCCATTGGCACGCGCCGCCACCGTCCATAGCCAGCTCGGCTCGATAGAGGTCACTCTGTCCTTGGCGAACAGGCCATATATCAGTTCGCTGATACTCGTCACGTTGATAAGGCTTACCCATTGCCGTGTGGTCGGCGAAGGTACAGATGGTGGAGCGGTAAACGACCTGCATGACTTCATTTGTCAGCTCCTTGGGCAGTTTTACCGTCACCGTCACTTTTTCGCTGTCCGCCGGTGGCGCCAGGCTGTAGTCCTTGGCGCAGCCGCTGAGACTCATGACCGTTGTCATTATGGCGAGGGGTATTTTCTTGATCATGATCCACTCCTTGGTCGTGTCGACGGACTCAGCCCCAGGTTTTCGTAAAGTAGGTATTCGGGTTGGCCACGGCATCGAAGCGCTGTAACGCCTCGATACCGCCCTCGACCTCCTGTGTGGAGCCCAACGCCTGGGGCAGCAAACCCTGCAAACCCAGGAAGACCCGATTACGGTCCCGCTCGTGTTCGTGGATGTGGCTGTAATGCTCGTGCATCTGCTGCTCAAAGCGTTGTCGCTCAAGCTGCTCCTTCATCAAGGGCTCCCGCTCGGGGTTGATCGACTCCAGCAGATGGTTATGCAGGTAGGGTTGATACTCAGACATGAAATGGTTGCCGAGGCCACTCAGTCGGCCCTTCTTGGGGTTGCCCTGGGGTGGGAAATATCGGGCCCGATCACCTGGGCGCAGCGTGCCGATCAGGCCTTCTTGCGCTTGCTTGGCCTGTTGGTCGTCCTCAGGACTCAGGCTGGGTACGAGGTAGAACTTGGCCTTTTGATGCAGGGGACGAGCGATGGTGGTGTAGTAAGGCGCGCCGAGCCCGTCCTTGTTGCGATAGGCCGGGTATTGCGAGCCACGTTCCTGCAGGTGTTGTTCGGCCCTGAAGAACATGGCGATTTCGCCGTGGTGACAAAAAGGATCGCCATGCTTGAACACCGTGCTGGCTGTTAGCTGAAGCAACGACCAGGTAAAACCCAGGGTGGTGCCCAACGGGCCGTACAAGTCGTACAGGTAATTATCCAGCGCCGCTTCGGGCGGTGCGCTGGGGATGGTGTCGGTGTCGTTGACGTGCCGGAAGTGCTGCAACTCGTCTAGGTCCTGTACGGCCTTGAGGGTGAAGGTGCGCGGCATGCCGTAGGTGTATAGCAATGGGTTGCGCGCTTTCATCGAGGCGGCATGAATCAGACCGAGGGCGCCGCCAAGGCTGTGCCCACAGATGAACAACTGTTTACCACCTATAGCTTCAGGAATCTCTTCGCCCAAATCCTTCGCATAAACTCTTCTTGCGACCTCATAGGCATCGCGAAAGCCCAGATGCACGCTCCCTTCCGAAGTCAAATCCGCACAGGGCACCTTGGGTTCGCAGTTGGCCGCAACTTCTGGCTGGACCGGTCGAAAGGTCACGTCTGTCGCCAGGTCGGTAAAGGGGTAGGCCATCTCTGTGCCGCGCCAAGCCACCAGCACCTGGGTTGCACTGATGGCATAGAAAAGCTGCGTGTCTCCTTCCGGTGGTTCTGCTTTGCTGGTGTCCAACGGTTCGGCCGTTGTATAGCGGTCATCAAAAGGCACATCACTGACCAGACAAGGCCAATTCTGACCCCCGTCCCATATCCTCGGCGTACGTGAAAGATCCACGCATTGCTGGTCGAAAAATTCCTTGACGGAACCCCGGTCCTGCTCCGGCCATGTGCTGTACGACAAGATGCTCATCAGCCCCAGGTTGTAGGCGTTGGCAAGGCTGTAATGGGGCTGGTGATGCAGCACCAGCGACCAGGCCCGGAGCGGACAAACCTCCAGCACATGGCGGCGATCCAGTTGTTCATCGTCGACCGTAAAACCACTGAACATCCGGTCCGGAAAATGAAAGGCTGGCGGTTGACTGGCGTCGGTCAATGGCGGGGACAGATCGGGGAGCCGATCACACAACTGGCCGATACGCAAATAGTGGTAGCCATGCCCGGCCTCAATGGCCTGTCGTTCGATTGGAGAAAAACCCGAACGCTGCGGACTGTACAGCGGGGTACGGTCGCCAACTATAGGCCTGTGTGGCTCAGGCCGTTCGGCGCGCAAACGACGGGTTTGCAATTGCCCGGCCAGTGAGTTGGCCTCCAGCAGCAAGGTGATGGCCAATGGGTGCAAGCCGTCAATACGGATCACCCCATCGGCATCGCTGACGCCGGCGTATTCGGGCACATAGGCCGTGCGCGTGGCCTCGTTCTGCGCACGGAAGGGCATGTTCGCCAAGGGTTCACCGTGTTCGTCCAGCAGTTGGAATTCGATCCAGTGCTGTTTCTGTTTGCCGACGATGATGACTTTGAATGGATTAAGCGTATCCGTACGGTGCCGGGTGTCGTTCATTGATCGTTCCTTGATGGTTTTCCTTCACTGCGAATGGGCGCCTTGCCCAACGGATGCAGTCATTTCCGAAGCGAGCCTGCCCCATCCCAACGCCTTACTCCACCAACGCCGTCCCGCTGTTACAACTTTGGGAAATTTCCGAAGGATCCATCACTCCAGGCTGTAGGCCCGGAACCCTCCAAGCCGAATCCCGCCCGCAACAACCCACCAAAACCATCGGAGATTCTTGATCGCCATCAAGCGGTTCCGGACCCCTCGCTTTCTAGAATGGGCAGG
This genomic interval from Pseudomonas alvandae contains the following:
- a CDS encoding lipase family protein — encoded protein: MNDTRHRTDTLNPFKVIIVGKQKQHWIEFQLLDEHGEPLANMPFRAQNEATRTAYVPEYAGVSDADGVIRIDGLHPLAITLLLEANSLAGQLQTRRLRAERPEPHRPIVGDRTPLYSPQRSGFSPIERQAIEAGHGYHYLRIGQLCDRLPDLSPPLTDASQPPAFHFPDRMFSGFTVDDEQLDRRHVLEVCPLRAWSLVLHHQPHYSLANAYNLGLMSILSYSTWPEQDRGSVKEFFDQQCVDLSRTPRIWDGGQNWPCLVSDVPFDDRYTTAEPLDTSKAEPPEGDTQLFYAISATQVLVAWRGTEMAYPFTDLATDVTFRPVQPEVAANCEPKVPCADLTSEGSVHLGFRDAYEVARRVYAKDLGEEIPEAIGGKQLFICGHSLGGALGLIHAASMKARNPLLYTYGMPRTFTLKAVQDLDELQHFRHVNDTDTIPSAPPEAALDNYLYDLYGPLGTTLGFTWSLLQLTASTVFKHGDPFCHHGEIAMFFRAEQHLQERGSQYPAYRNKDGLGAPYYTTIARPLHQKAKFYLVPSLSPEDDQQAKQAQEGLIGTLRPGDRARYFPPQGNPKKGRLSGLGNHFMSEYQPYLHNHLLESINPEREPLMKEQLERQRFEQQMHEHYSHIHEHERDRNRVFLGLQGLLPQALGSTQEVEGGIEALQRFDAVANPNTYFTKTWG